A stretch of Pogoniulus pusillus isolate bPogPus1 chromosome 25, bPogPus1.pri, whole genome shotgun sequence DNA encodes these proteins:
- the SDHAF4 gene encoding succinate dehydrogenase assembly factor 4, mitochondrial isoform X2, translated as MCFPGAALLCSSLRSTSTKSGGRPQPAKQPLKKPKLPVGRFDEPEESSLEREPLEKFPDGINPVTKERGGPKGPEPTRYGDWERKGRCIDF; from the exons GGGCAGCGCTgctttgcagctctctgaggagcACCAGCACTAAGTCAGGAGGAAGACCTCAACCTGCTAAGCAACCACTTAAGAAACCGAAGCTGCCAGTAGGGAGATTTGATGAACCAGAGGAGTCCAGTCTAGAGAGGGAGCCCCTGGAAA AGTTCCCTGATGGGATCAATCCTGTTACAAAAGAGAGGGGTGGACCAAAAGGCCCTGAACCTACACGGTACGGAGACTGGGAGCGAAAAGGACGCTGTATAGATTTTTAA